GTGGTCTAAAGCGGACGCCGAGGACGTCATCCCCCTCGGGGTGGCGGACATGGACTTTGCTTCACCGCCGGCTGTCCTCGATGCGCTGCGGGCGCGGGTCGATCACGGAGTCTTCGGCTACAGCTATCCCACACGAGAACTAACAGCGACCATCCAGGCCCGCCTGGAAAAGAAATACGCCTGGGAAATCGAAGAAGAATGGATCGTCTGGCTGCCGGGATTGGTTCCCGGATTGAACGCCGCCTGCCGCGCCGCCGGCGATGTGGGCGACCAGGTACTCAGCGCCGTGCCGGTCTATCCACCGTTTTTGAGCGCACCGAAAAACATGCGGCGCGAACTGCGCACCGCGCCGCTGCAGTTGGATGGAGAGCGCTGGACTTTCGATTTCGAAGCACTCGAAGCGGCGGTCACGCCGAAAACGAGACTGTTCATGCTTTGCAACCCCCACAATCCCGTCGGCCGGGCATTCTCCCGCCAGGAATTGGAGGCGCTCGCTGAATTCTGCCTGCGCCACGATCTCGTCATCTGCGCCGACGAGATTCACTGCGAACTGATCCTCGAGCCGGGCGTCGAGCACCTGCCCATCGCCACGCTGAGTCCCGAAGTCGCCGCACACACGCTCACTTTCATGTCCCCCAGCAAGACGTTCAACCTGGCCGGAATCGGTGTGGCCTTCGCCATCGTTTCGGACGACCACTTGCGGCGGACTTTCAAGAAAGCGATCGCCGGGATCGTTCCGCACGTGAACGCGTTGGGATACACCGCCTGTCTGGCTGCCTATCGGGACGGCGCGGAGTGGCATCAAGCCCTGCTCGATTATCTACGCGGCAACCGTGACCTCGTCTTCGAGGCAATCAACGCTGCGCCGGACCTATCCACGACCCCCGTCGAAGCCACCTACCTGGCCTGGATCGATAC
The nucleotide sequence above comes from Anaerolineales bacterium. Encoded proteins:
- a CDS encoding PatB family C-S lyase; translation: MPEDYDFDRIIDRRGTGSWKWSKADAEDVIPLGVADMDFASPPAVLDALRARVDHGVFGYSYPTRELTATIQARLEKKYAWEIEEEWIVWLPGLVPGLNAACRAAGDVGDQVLSAVPVYPPFLSAPKNMRRELRTAPLQLDGERWTFDFEALEAAVTPKTRLFMLCNPHNPVGRAFSRQELEALAEFCLRHDLVICADEIHCELILEPGVEHLPIATLSPEVAAHTLTFMSPSKTFNLAGIGVAFAIVSDDHLRRTFKKAIAGIVPHVNALGYTACLAAYRDGAEWHQALLDYLRGNRDLVFEAINAAPDLSTTPVEATYLAWIDTRAAEIENPGEFFLQAGVDMWDGVDFGGPGFIRINFGLPRSRLREGLRRIQTAMQDRSK